In Hyla sarda isolate aHylSar1 chromosome 9, aHylSar1.hap1, whole genome shotgun sequence, the following proteins share a genomic window:
- the FBXO46 gene encoding F-box only protein 46 isoform X1, with product MSDAMDPGLPSPFHLWSPRPFGAYSTTCASGSKNAESGERAGPVEETAPPPENTECPRGGDDRVLLDTWYVIKPGNTKEKVAFFVAYQCAGSGSSPRPGGAKVKGRWTAGGSSRAKRRRHAVDLEAPPSVAEMVARAENRGAEPEPPRPPLVLVTSSEDGAEGQCRSVAEAVAQYEAEQAEREVRIAFRVAERPGDPITCDLYQLLSPEPHRVCVLLEKMESQQMEDSEEAQGAVSESGFHVDLVLTGAVDRCVFYGGEADETEPLPGQLFFPRLSAAPPPPPPPPPPVPPLCRLYRHVSHDFLEIRFQVQRLLQPRLYLPSLPDHVLLVIFGYLSTQSLAAIKCSCRRFRAIIEDYGVRPCDSRWSQHPLYRDDPCKQCKRIYKRGDVSMCRWHPKPYHHDLPYGRSYWMCCRRPDRAAPGCQLGLHDNNWVLPGEGTRVKGRGHGRGDEGR from the exons AT GTCTGACGCCATGGATCCCGGATTGCCTTCCCCCTTTCACCTGTGGAGTCCTCGTCCCTTTGGTGCTTATTCCACGACCTGTGCCTCAGGCAGCAAGAACGCAGAGAGCGGCGAGAGGGCGGGGCCTGTGGAAGAGACAGCCCCGCCCCCAGAGAACACTGAATGCCCGCGGGGCGGCGATGACCGCGTTCTCCTGGACACGTGGTACGTTATCAAGCCTGGAAACACCAAGGAGAAAGTGGCCTTCTTTGTAGCTTATCAATGTGCAGGGAGCGGCTCGTCCCCCCGCCCCGGAGGGGCTAAAGTCAAAGGCCGGTGGACTGCAGGGGGCAGCTCCCGGGCAAAGAGGCGTCGGCATGCTGTAGATCTGGAAGCCCCTCCCTCTGTGGCTGAAATGGTGGCTCGTGCGGAGAACCGAGGGGCTGAACCTGAGCCCCCCAGACCTCCTCTGGTCCTGGTGACGTCATCAGAAGATGGCGCAGAGGGTCAGTGCCGCAGCGTGGCCGAGGCTGTGGCTCAGTATGAGGCAGAACAGGCAGAGCGGGAGGTCCGCATCGCCTTCCGTGTGGCTGAGCGGCCGGGAGACCCCATAACTTGTGACCTGTACCAGCTGCTGAGTCCGGAGCCGCACCGCGTCTGTGTCCTACTGGAGAAGATGGAGTCTCAGCAAATGGAGGATTCGGAGGAGGCGCAGGGGGCGGTCTCGGAGTCCGGCTTCCATGTAGATCTGGTGCTGACTGGAGCCGTTGACCGTTGTGTCTTCTATGGGGGGGAGGCAGATGAAACAGAACCGCTCCCGGGACAGCTCTTCTTCCCCCGCCTCTCTGCTGCTCCTCCTCCCCCGCCTCCTCCCCCGCCGCCCGTCCCGCCCCTCTGCCGCCTTTACCGCCATGTCTCCCATGACTTCCTGGAGATTCGTTTCCAGGTCCAGCGCCTTCTCCAGCCACGACTTTACCTCCCTTCGTTGCCGGACCACGTCCTCCTGGTCATCTTTGGCTATCTATCCACGCAGTCGCTGGCTGCCATAAAGTGCTCCTGCCGACGCTTCCGGGCAATAATCGAAGACTATGGGGTGCGGCCATGTGACTCGCGCTGGAGCCAACACCCCCTCTACCGAGACGACCCCTGCAAACAATGCAAACGGATTTACAAACGTGGAGACGTGTCCATGTGCCGCTGGCACCCCAAACCTTACCACCACGACCTGCCCTATGGACGCTCCTACTGGATGTGCTGCCGGCGCCCCGACCGGGCGGCTCCTGGGTGCCAGCTGGGCCTCCATGACAATAACTGGGTGCTGCCGGGAGAAGGGACCCGGGTGAAAGGAAGGGGACATGGGAGAGGGGATGAGGGGAGGTGA
- the FBXO46 gene encoding F-box only protein 46 isoform X2 — translation MDPGLPSPFHLWSPRPFGAYSTTCASGSKNAESGERAGPVEETAPPPENTECPRGGDDRVLLDTWYVIKPGNTKEKVAFFVAYQCAGSGSSPRPGGAKVKGRWTAGGSSRAKRRRHAVDLEAPPSVAEMVARAENRGAEPEPPRPPLVLVTSSEDGAEGQCRSVAEAVAQYEAEQAEREVRIAFRVAERPGDPITCDLYQLLSPEPHRVCVLLEKMESQQMEDSEEAQGAVSESGFHVDLVLTGAVDRCVFYGGEADETEPLPGQLFFPRLSAAPPPPPPPPPPVPPLCRLYRHVSHDFLEIRFQVQRLLQPRLYLPSLPDHVLLVIFGYLSTQSLAAIKCSCRRFRAIIEDYGVRPCDSRWSQHPLYRDDPCKQCKRIYKRGDVSMCRWHPKPYHHDLPYGRSYWMCCRRPDRAAPGCQLGLHDNNWVLPGEGTRVKGRGHGRGDEGR, via the coding sequence ATGGATCCCGGATTGCCTTCCCCCTTTCACCTGTGGAGTCCTCGTCCCTTTGGTGCTTATTCCACGACCTGTGCCTCAGGCAGCAAGAACGCAGAGAGCGGCGAGAGGGCGGGGCCTGTGGAAGAGACAGCCCCGCCCCCAGAGAACACTGAATGCCCGCGGGGCGGCGATGACCGCGTTCTCCTGGACACGTGGTACGTTATCAAGCCTGGAAACACCAAGGAGAAAGTGGCCTTCTTTGTAGCTTATCAATGTGCAGGGAGCGGCTCGTCCCCCCGCCCCGGAGGGGCTAAAGTCAAAGGCCGGTGGACTGCAGGGGGCAGCTCCCGGGCAAAGAGGCGTCGGCATGCTGTAGATCTGGAAGCCCCTCCCTCTGTGGCTGAAATGGTGGCTCGTGCGGAGAACCGAGGGGCTGAACCTGAGCCCCCCAGACCTCCTCTGGTCCTGGTGACGTCATCAGAAGATGGCGCAGAGGGTCAGTGCCGCAGCGTGGCCGAGGCTGTGGCTCAGTATGAGGCAGAACAGGCAGAGCGGGAGGTCCGCATCGCCTTCCGTGTGGCTGAGCGGCCGGGAGACCCCATAACTTGTGACCTGTACCAGCTGCTGAGTCCGGAGCCGCACCGCGTCTGTGTCCTACTGGAGAAGATGGAGTCTCAGCAAATGGAGGATTCGGAGGAGGCGCAGGGGGCGGTCTCGGAGTCCGGCTTCCATGTAGATCTGGTGCTGACTGGAGCCGTTGACCGTTGTGTCTTCTATGGGGGGGAGGCAGATGAAACAGAACCGCTCCCGGGACAGCTCTTCTTCCCCCGCCTCTCTGCTGCTCCTCCTCCCCCGCCTCCTCCCCCGCCGCCCGTCCCGCCCCTCTGCCGCCTTTACCGCCATGTCTCCCATGACTTCCTGGAGATTCGTTTCCAGGTCCAGCGCCTTCTCCAGCCACGACTTTACCTCCCTTCGTTGCCGGACCACGTCCTCCTGGTCATCTTTGGCTATCTATCCACGCAGTCGCTGGCTGCCATAAAGTGCTCCTGCCGACGCTTCCGGGCAATAATCGAAGACTATGGGGTGCGGCCATGTGACTCGCGCTGGAGCCAACACCCCCTCTACCGAGACGACCCCTGCAAACAATGCAAACGGATTTACAAACGTGGAGACGTGTCCATGTGCCGCTGGCACCCCAAACCTTACCACCACGACCTGCCCTATGGACGCTCCTACTGGATGTGCTGCCGGCGCCCCGACCGGGCGGCTCCTGGGTGCCAGCTGGGCCTCCATGACAATAACTGGGTGCTGCCGGGAGAAGGGACCCGGGTGAAAGGAAGGGGACATGGGAGAGGGGATGAGGGGAGGTGA